In Diaphorobacter ruginosibacter, the genomic stretch CCACGCTCGCCAGGAAACCCGCAAGCAACCCGACGCCCGCAAGTTCGGCACGCTGCACCTGTCGCAGCAACTGTGCGCGCGCGCCAACGGCACGCATGATGGCGAATTCCCGCGCCCGCTCCTCGCGCGTCGCGGTCACCGCCGCGAACAGCACGACCAGCCCGGCGATCAGCGTGAAGCCGAACAGGAACTCCACGGCCCGGATCACCTGCCCCAGCACCGACTGCACCTGCTGCAGCGTCGCGCTCAGGTCCACGTTGGTGATATTGGGAAACGCGTGTACCAGCGCATTGTCGAAGCCCGCCCTGTCCGGGGCGCGGTAGGCCGCCAGATAGGTGAGCGGCACATCGGGCAGATGGGCCACCGGGTACATCACGAAGAAGTTCGCGCGCATCGATGCCCAGTCCACCTTGCGCAGGCTGGTGATCCTCGCCTCGCTGGCAACGCCGCCGATGTCGAAACGCAGCATGTCGCCGATCTTCAGCCCCAGCGTCTTCGCGATGCCCTCCTCCACGCTGAGCGCATCCTTCTCCCCGGCCGTCCACCTGCCGCCGACAATCAGGTTGTGCTCCGGCGGCTCCGCCGCATTCGACAGATTGAACTCCCGGTCGACCAGGCGCTTGGCACGGTCATCGGTGAAATCATCGGGACCGACCTCCCGGCCATTGACCGCGATGAGCCGGCCCCGGATCATCGGATACCAGTCGAACCGGTCCACCCGCGCTTCCCGCAGCGCCTGCTGGAATGCGTCGGCCTGCTCGGGCAACACGTTGATCACGAAGCGGTTGGGCGCATCGGGCGGCGTGGCCTGCTGCCAGCTGCTGATGAGATCGGTGCGCAGCAGCACCAGCAGCACCAGCGCGAGCAGCCCCACGGAAAGGCTGCTGACCTGCACCACGGCATAGGCCGGCCGCGCCGAAATCTGCCGCGTCGCCAGCACCAGCCAGCGCGGAGCCGTGCTCTCGTTGACCAGCCGGCGCAGCGCCTTCACCGCCAGCCAGGCCAGCACGGCGAACAGTACCACCGCCCCCGCAAAGCCGCCCACGGCGATGCTGCCCAGCCGGAGATCACGGCTCACCGCCATCAGCAGCACGCCAAAGCCCGCCATGCCCACCGCCAGCACCAGCAGCGACACCGGACGGAAGCTTCCCATGTCCCTGCGGATGACCCGCAGCGGCGGTACCTGCGCCAGCTGCAGCACCGGAGGAAGGCCGAAGGCAAACATCAGCGTGAGCCCCACGCCCAACCCAAACAGCACGGGCCAGAGGCTCGCCGCAGGCAGCACGGCATTCACCAGGCCGGCAAACATGAAGACGAACACATAGTGCACCGCAAAGCCCAGCGCCACCCCCAGCAGACTCGCGAACAAGCCGATCAGAGCGAACTCGATGGCGTACGACCAGGCGATGGTGCGCTGGCTCTGGCCGAGCACGCGCAGCATGGCCGAGGCGTCGAGGTGATCGTTCGCGAAGCTGCGGGCCGCCAGCGCCACTGCCACGGCGGACAGCAGGGCCGACAGCAGCGCCACCAGGTTCAGGAAGTTCTGTGCGCGCACCAGCGTCTGGTGCATCTCCGGGCGGCCGCTGTCGAGCGACTCGACGCGCACGCCACGCACATCGTGGGCTTGTGCGCGCTCGAGCGCGAAGGTCTTGAACTGGGCCACCGCACGCGGCGCGTCGCCCGCGACGGCCAGCCGATAGGTGATGCGGCTCGCGGGCTGCACCAGCCCCGTGGCCGCAAGGTCCTGCGCGCCGATCATCACGCGCGGCGCAAAGCTCATGAAACCCGCGCCGCGATCGGGCTCGAGCGTGATGATGCGGGTGACCTTGAGCGATGCATCACCCAAGAGCAGCATGTCGCCGAGCCCGATGCCCAGTGACTCGAGCAGCGGCGCATCGACCCAGGCCTCGCCCGCCGCCGGAATGCCCTGCACCGACTCGCCTTGCACGACCCCGCCCTGTTGCGGCGGCTGCGCGCTCACCTGCACCTGCCCACGCAGGGGATAGCCCGTGTTCACGCTCTTGAGCGCCACCAGCTTGCTCGCACCGCCCTGCGCGTCGCTGGCCCGAGCCATGGTCGGAAAGCTCAGCGTGCCGGCGCTGCGCAAGCCCAGCCTGCGGGCTTCGTCGACGAACGGCTGCGGCGTCGGGTTGTCGCTCACCACCACCACGTCGCCGCCCAACAGCTGCAGCGCATCGCGCTGCAACCCTCCCTGCAGCCTGTCGGAGAAGAACCCCACGGATGTGAGCGCCGCCACCGCCAGCGTCACCGCGACGATCAGCAGCCGCAGTTCACCGGCGCGCACGTCGCGCCACAACGTGCGCCATGCCAGGGACCAGGCGGAGATGGAACGAGCCGTGCTCATGTCATGGAATCCGTTTTCGTAAAGTGAATCAAAACCGCTGCACGGCCCCAGACAGCGGGGAGCAGACGCACCGCAGGGTCATACATAACGTACGGCGGATGGCGGCCGGCAGAAGCCCCAGAGCTGCATGCCCGCCTCATGGGCCAGCTGCAGCGCAAGCGAAGTCGGCGCGGAAATCGTCGCCAGCGCCGGGATGCCGACACGCGCGCACTTGCGCACCAGTTCGTAGCTGGTGCGGCTGGTCATCACCACAAAGCCGGGCGTCCCGAGTTCGCCCTCGATCGCCAGCCTGCCGATCAGCTTGTCGAGTGCATTGTGGCGACCGACATCCTCGAGTACATGCACCAGCGAGCCGTCCGGCCGCGCCCAGCCCGCGGCATGCAGCGACCCCGAGCGCGCATGCAGGGCCTGCCGGGCCGACAGCTCGGAGAACGCCGTGTTGATCTGGTCAACGCCCAGGTGCTCGCACCAATCGGGTGCATTCACCGTCTCCGGGTGCAGGTCCAGGGCCTGGATGCTGTCGATGCCGCAGACACCGCAGCCCGTACGCCCGGCCAGGGTGCGCCGCTGCTCCTTGAGCCGCATGAAGTGGCGCGAGGCAATCTCCATCTGCACGGCGCAACTGGCGTCGGCGGTTCCTGCGCCGTGCACCTGCGTCTCGACGTCCCGGCAGTCGGCGCGTCCGTCCACGATGCCCTCGCTGAGCGCAAAACCCACGCCAAACTCGACCAGATCACCCGGGCTTGCCATCATCACGGCATGCGAAATGCCGTTGAAGACCATGGCCACCGGCACCTCCGCCGAGACCTCGCGCTCCATCTCGCTCGCCAGCGGGATGCCCGCCTTCCACTGCGCGGCCCGTACTTTCACGAGGGCCGGCAAGGTTGTACCCGGCGCATCGGCCACCGGGCAGGCCCCGGAATCGTTCAGGGAAAGAGGATCGGAATGTTGCATACCACAACGATACCAGCACGCCTATAGCGATATCGGCGTAGGCCAATGTCTCATTGAGGGATTGAATGTAAGCAGTTAAGATCAGATCGACTTGTCTCATAGCCACGATGCCCGGCGCATCCAGCCAGTTCTTTGTCGACGGATGCCCTCTTGCGCATGCTCAGCGCCTCTGGCTTTGCGCCCTTGCAGCGTGTTTATGACTTGTAGTTGGGTCCTCCGGTGCCTTACCGACACCGGGGGTTTTGGCGCGGGCCCACCAGCCCGGGCCAGATGTACCAGTTATCACGAAACACTGCGATGAATTTCCAACCAACATCAACCAAGGAGGATCTGTCATGGACATGAACAGAAGACATTTCTTCCGCATGAGCGGGGCGGGCCTGGTCGGCTCCAGCCTCGTCGCCATGGGCTTCTCGCCCACGGCGGCTCTTGCGGAGGTGCGTCAGTTCAAGCTTGCGTCGACCACGATCACGCGCCAGACGTGCACCTACTGCTCCGTAGGCTGCGGCATCCTCATGTACTCGCTGGGTACCGGCGGCAAGAACGCCAAGTCCTCGGTGATCCACGTCGAGGGCGATCCGGATCACCCGGTCAACCGCGGAACGCTGTGCCCCAAGGGCGCCGGCCTGCTCGACTTCATCAACAGCCCCAACCGCCTGCTGTACCCCGAGTACCGCGCACCCGGCTCGGACGAGTGGAAGCGCATGTCCTGGGACGAGGCCCTGACGCGCATCGCCAAGCTCCTCAAGGACGACCGCGACGCGAACTTCCAGGCCAAGACCGATGACGGCCTGACGGTCAACCGCTGGCTCACCACCGGCATGCTCGCGGCTTCGGCGGCCAGCAACGAAGCCGGATACATCACGCACAAAGTGGCCCGCTCGTGGGGCCTGCTCGCATTCGACAACCAGGCTCGTGTTTGACACGGCCCGACGGTGGCAGGTCTTGCCCCGACGTTTGGCCGTGGAGCGATGACGAACCATTGGGTCGACATCAAGAATGCGGACGTTATTCTGATCATGGGCGGCAATGCCGCTGAAGCGCACCCGTGCGGCTTCAAATGGGTCACCGAAGCCAAGGCGCACAACAAGGCGCACTTCATGGTGGTGGACCCGCGTTTC encodes the following:
- a CDS encoding ABC transporter permease; translation: MSTARSISAWSLAWRTLWRDVRAGELRLLIVAVTLAVAALTSVGFFSDRLQGGLQRDALQLLGGDVVVVSDNPTPQPFVDEARRLGLRSAGTLSFPTMARASDAQGGASKLVALKSVNTGYPLRGQVQVSAQPPQQGGVVQGESVQGIPAAGEAWVDAPLLESLGIGLGDMLLLGDASLKVTRIITLEPDRGAGFMSFAPRVMIGAQDLAATGLVQPASRITYRLAVAGDAPRAVAQFKTFALERAQAHDVRGVRVESLDSGRPEMHQTLVRAQNFLNLVALLSALLSAVAVALAARSFANDHLDASAMLRVLGQSQRTIAWSYAIEFALIGLFASLLGVALGFAVHYVFVFMFAGLVNAVLPAASLWPVLFGLGVGLTLMFAFGLPPVLQLAQVPPLRVIRRDMGSFRPVSLLVLAVGMAGFGVLLMAVSRDLRLGSIAVGGFAGAVVLFAVLAWLAVKALRRLVNESTAPRWLVLATRQISARPAYAVVQVSSLSVGLLALVLLVLLRTDLISSWQQATPPDAPNRFVINVLPEQADAFQQALREARVDRFDWYPMIRGRLIAVNGREVGPDDFTDDRAKRLVDREFNLSNAAEPPEHNLIVGGRWTAGEKDALSVEEGIAKTLGLKIGDMLRFDIGGVASEARITSLRKVDWASMRANFFVMYPVAHLPDVPLTYLAAYRAPDRAGFDNALVHAFPNITNVDLSATLQQVQSVLGQVIRAVEFLFGFTLIAGLVVLFAAVTATREERAREFAIMRAVGARAQLLRQVQRAELAGVGLLAGFLASVVAVAVGWALARYVFDFSWNAPLWVPLAGAVAGALLALAAGWWGLREVLQRPVVDTLRRAAQ
- the fdhD gene encoding formate dehydrogenase accessory sulfurtransferase FdhD, with amino-acid sequence MQHSDPLSLNDSGACPVADAPGTTLPALVKVRAAQWKAGIPLASEMEREVSAEVPVAMVFNGISHAVMMASPGDLVEFGVGFALSEGIVDGRADCRDVETQVHGAGTADASCAVQMEIASRHFMRLKEQRRTLAGRTGCGVCGIDSIQALDLHPETVNAPDWCEHLGVDQINTAFSELSARQALHARSGSLHAAGWARPDGSLVHVLEDVGRHNALDKLIGRLAIEGELGTPGFVVMTSRTSYELVRKCARVGIPALATISAPTSLALQLAHEAGMQLWGFCRPPSAVRYV